Proteins from a single region of Stutzerimonas stutzeri:
- a CDS encoding MFS transporter: MNSPLRWLVLGILSSALLLIVIDMTVIYLALPSLTYELQASANEKLWIVNAYALTVAGLLPGMGALGDRFGHKRMFIAGLVVFGCASLGAAFSPTPELLIGARVALAVGAAMMMPATLAIIRHVFEDARERALAFGIWAAIASGGAAFGPVVGGVLLEHFWWGSVFIINVPIVLLALVLAVIWVPTRPGNPGRPFDLLASLWVMGALVGLTLAIKEAGKADPSALQASVAAITAVVCALAFLRRQRQTTVPMIDFTLFRDRSFSAGVVTASVASAALMGMELVVSQRLQLVVGLSPLQAGLTILPIPLGAFIAGPLAGLALPRIGAERILSASLALSAAGALLYLLGYGASQWVQILSFSLLGFGVGAAMTAASSAMLLHAPPDRAGMAASIEEVSYELGGALGIAILGSVMSAVYTAAFLTPAGMQTPALARDSLDGALIAAETLPDAIAAPLITLAKSAFDGAFVTVMIVVVALLGITSVGIALSTRGTR; encoded by the coding sequence GTGAACTCCCCTCTTCGCTGGCTGGTCCTGGGCATCTTGTCCAGCGCGCTGCTGCTGATCGTCATCGACATGACGGTAATCTACCTGGCCCTCCCCAGCCTGACCTACGAGCTGCAAGCATCAGCCAATGAAAAGCTGTGGATCGTCAACGCCTACGCCCTCACCGTTGCCGGCCTGCTACCCGGGATGGGGGCACTGGGTGACCGCTTCGGCCACAAACGCATGTTCATCGCCGGCCTGGTGGTATTCGGCTGCGCCTCGCTCGGCGCCGCCTTCTCCCCGACGCCCGAGTTGCTGATCGGCGCCCGTGTCGCGCTAGCCGTAGGTGCAGCGATGATGATGCCAGCAACCCTGGCAATCATCCGCCATGTTTTCGAAGACGCCCGCGAGCGCGCCCTGGCCTTCGGAATCTGGGCGGCCATCGCGTCGGGCGGAGCAGCTTTCGGCCCAGTAGTTGGGGGTGTATTGCTGGAACATTTCTGGTGGGGCTCGGTGTTCATCATCAACGTGCCCATCGTCCTGCTGGCGCTGGTGCTTGCCGTGATCTGGGTGCCGACCCGCCCCGGTAATCCCGGGCGGCCGTTCGACCTGCTCGCCTCCTTGTGGGTCATGGGCGCACTGGTCGGACTGACGCTAGCCATCAAGGAAGCCGGCAAGGCCGACCCTTCCGCACTGCAAGCCAGCGTAGCGGCAATCACCGCTGTCGTTTGCGCGCTGGCCTTTCTGCGCCGCCAGCGCCAGACCACCGTGCCGATGATCGATTTCACGCTGTTCCGCGACCGCAGCTTCTCGGCTGGCGTAGTTACCGCTTCGGTTGCTTCGGCAGCGCTGATGGGCATGGAGCTTGTCGTCAGCCAGCGGCTGCAGCTGGTAGTCGGTCTGTCGCCCCTGCAAGCAGGGCTGACCATACTGCCAATCCCACTCGGCGCCTTCATCGCAGGCCCACTCGCCGGCCTGGCGCTGCCGCGCATCGGTGCCGAACGGATTCTGAGCGCGTCCCTCGCACTGTCCGCCGCCGGCGCCCTGCTCTACCTGCTGGGCTACGGGGCTTCGCAATGGGTGCAGATACTGTCGTTCAGCCTGCTCGGTTTTGGCGTCGGCGCGGCAATGACTGCTGCCTCCAGCGCCATGCTGCTGCATGCCCCGCCCGACCGCGCCGGCATGGCCGCCTCCATCGAAGAGGTGTCGTACGAGCTAGGTGGTGCACTGGGCATCGCCATCCTCGGCAGCGTGATGTCCGCGGTATATACCGCAGCCTTCCTCACTCCCGCCGGCATGCAGACACCAGCCCTGGCCCGCGACAGCCTTGACGGCGCCCTAATTGCCGCCGAAACCCTACCCGACGCCATTGCTGCCCCTCTAATCACCCTGGCAAAAAGCGCTTTCGATGGCGCCTTCGTGACCGTAATGATCGTCGTGGTCGCCCTGCTTGGCATCACATCGGTCGGCATCGCCTTGAGCACCCGCGGAACGCGTTAG
- a CDS encoding TetR/AcrR family transcriptional regulator, with protein MGRKKTIDREALLDVAEGIVNRQGAAALTIDAVAKAAGITKGGVQYSFGSKDDLINAMFERWGKGYTEQFQRIAGDAPDALTAVRAHVEATRASDSGSHAKAASLMAALLQTPEHLVSTQAWYQERLAGLDTSTEEGRRARLAFFATEGIFTLRFFRLMDIGEEEWADVMSDIAALVRSDS; from the coding sequence GTGGGTAGAAAGAAAACGATCGATCGCGAGGCACTGCTGGATGTGGCCGAAGGCATCGTCAATCGCCAGGGCGCTGCAGCCTTGACCATCGATGCTGTCGCCAAGGCGGCGGGTATTACCAAAGGCGGCGTGCAGTACAGCTTCGGCAGCAAGGACGACTTGATCAACGCCATGTTCGAGCGGTGGGGCAAGGGTTACACCGAGCAGTTCCAGCGCATCGCCGGGGATGCGCCCGATGCGCTGACAGCAGTGCGTGCTCACGTGGAGGCGACACGTGCTTCTGACTCCGGATCGCACGCCAAGGCGGCGAGTCTGATGGCTGCGTTACTGCAGACCCCCGAGCACCTGGTATCGACTCAGGCGTGGTATCAGGAACGTCTTGCGGGGCTCGATACCTCCACCGAAGAAGGTCGCCGTGCCCGGCTCGCCTTTTTCGCTACGGAAGGGATTTTCACGCTGCGCTTTTTTCGCCTGATGGATATAGGCGAGGAGGAATGGGCGGATGTCATGAGCGACATTGCCGCGCTGGTCCGCTCGGACAGCTGA